GAGTGGATATCTTACAGCTCTGCACAAAGTGGAAGCGCCGATGGTCGCTGGGTTTCAAGCCGCTTCAACTGCGAATGGGGCAGTCATTTCCAAAGAGGTGACAGTGCTTTTCGGGTCTCAGTCCGGGAACAGCCAAAAGCTGGCCAAGATGCTGACCGGAAAGCTTCAGGAGCACGGCTTCTACGTAACGCTCTCCTCCATGAGCGACTTCAAGACGAATGCGTTGAAAAAGGTTGAAAACCTGCTTGTTGTGGTAAGCACACATGGGGATGGTGAACCACCGGACAATGCCATCTCCCTCCATGAATTCCTGCACAGCAAAAGAGCGCCGCAATTGGTGGGTCTACGGTTTTCCGTGCTGGCATTAGGTGACACCTCTTATGAATTATTCTGCCAAACCGGCAAAGAGTTCGATAAGCGGTTGGAAGAACTCGGCGGCAAGCGTCTTACTCCTCGAGTCGATTGCGATGTGGATTACGACGATCCAGCCTCTGAATGGATGAATCAGGTTCTGGCCTCTCTCAGTGAAGCTTCGGCGACCCAGGTTGCTGCTGCAAGCGCAATTGTGGGCGGTGCAGTGATCGGGTCAGGGTCACAGATTGAGTATTCACGGTCGAATCCGTTTCAGGCTGTGGTCTTGGAGAACTTGAATCTGAACGGACGTGGATCGGATAAGGAGACTCGCCACTTGGAAATCTCCCTTGAGGGTTCTAATCTCGAGTATGAACCGGGTGATTGTTTGGGGATTTATCCCCAAAATCATCCTTACCTTGTCCGTGAGCTGATTGACGCGATGGGTTGGAAGGCGGAAGAGCTCGTACCCATTCATAAAAACGGGGAAGAGCGCACGTTGGAAGAGGCCTTGTCCAGTCATTTTGAAATCACGGTTCTCACCAAGCCTCTCTTGGAACAAGCAGTAAAGTTAGCATCAGGGAACGGGATGCAGGAATTGCTTGCGGAAGGGCGGGAGCAAGCGCTTCGTGATTATGTTCGAAATCGGGATTTGCTGGATCTGGTGGAGGACTACGATTTGAAGGGCGTGCCTGCCAAAGAATTTGTCTCCATTCTTAGAAAGCTGCCGCCACGTCTCTATTCGATCTCAAGCAGCTTAAAGTCCTACCCGGACGAAGTTCATCTGACAATTCGCAATGTTCACTATCGGGCTCATGGGCGTGAGCGGTACGGCGTTTGTTCGAGCTATATCGCGGATCGTTTGGAGACAGGTGATACGCTACCAGTATTTGTGCAGCATAACCCCAACTTTAAGCTCCCGGTTAACCCGGACGCCCCACTGATCATGATTGGTCCCGGCACTGGTGTCGCTCCATTCCGTGCCTTCCTGGGAGAGCGGGAGGAGCTTGGGGCGACGGGCAAGACGTGGCTTTTCTTCGGCGATCAGCATTTCTCCACGGATTTTCTTTATCAGCTCGAATGGCAGCGTTGGCTCAAACAGGGCGTACTGACGCATATGGATGTCGCGTTCTCTCGAGATACGAGCGAAAAAGTGTATGTTCAGCACCGGATGCTTGAAAAGAGCAAGGAGCTTTACCAATGGATGCAGGCTGGGGCGCACGTATACGTATGCGGAGACGAGAAAAAGATGGCGCATGATGTTCACGCCGCCCTGCTCACCATTCTCCAACAAGAGGGCGGACTTGATTCTGAGGAAGCGGTTGTGTATTTGAAACGGATGCAGCAGGAAAAACGCTATCAGCGAGATGTCTACTGAGTGTTGAGAAAGAATGAGAGGGGAGATAGGAACGATGTCAGAAAATCATTTGCTTTCGCCAAACAGTCCTCCTCACAGCGATGTAGAGGATATTAAACGCAAAAGCGATTACTTGCGGGGGAGCCTGGCGGAAACGCTGGAAGACAGGATTTCTGGGTCTATCCCTGAGGATGATAACCGCCTGATGAAATTTCATGGCAGCTACATGCAGGATGACCGGGATCTTCGCAACGAACGGAGCAAACAGAGGCTAGAGCCGGCCTATCAATTCATGGTGCGCGTTCGTGCCGCTGGTGGCGTTGTCACACCAGAGCAATGGCTCATGATGGACGATATCGCCCAGCAGTTTGCCAACGGAACGATTCGCCTGACGACTCGTCAGTCTTTTCAACTGCATGGCGTGATTAAGTGGAATATGAAACAGGTGATTCAAGAAGTAAACGAAGCCTTGCTAAGTACACTGGCTGCTTGTGGGGACGTCAACCGCAACGTCATGTGCAATCCGAATCCGTACGAGTCGGAAGTTCATCAAGAGGTTTACGAATGGGCGAAGAAAATAAGCAACCATCTCGATCCTCGTACCCGCGCCTATCATGAAATCTGGCTGGATGAAGAAAAGGTTGTCGACAGTAGGGATGGAATAGAGCAAGAACCGATCTACGGGCCTGTCTATTTGCCGCGCAAGTTTAAGATCGGGATCGCCGTACCACCTGCCAACGATGTTGACGTTTTTTCGCAGGATTTGGGCTTTATCGCCATTCATGAGGAAGGTCGATTGCTGGGCTTCAACGTTGCGGTCGGAGGCGGAATGGGAATGACCCACGGCGATCCTAAAACGTATCCGCAGGTGGCGCGGGTGATCGGCTTCGTCACACCGGAGCAAGTATTGGATGTCGCCGAGAAAACAGTCATGATCCAGAGAGACTACGGAGATCGCGTGGTGCGGAAACACGCTCGGTTCAAATATACAATCGACGACCGCGGTATCGAATGGTTTATCGATGAACTAGAGCAACGACTGGGCTGGGAGCTAGAGGAGGCACGATCCTATCACTTCGAGCATAATGGTGATCGCTACGGCTGGGTGAAAGGAAGTGACGACAACTGGCATTTTACCCTTTTCATTCAGAATGGCCGTGTAAAAGACGAGGACAACTACCTCCTGAAGTCCGGCCTGCGGGAGATTGCCAAGGTGCACACAGGGGATTTCCGCCTGACGCCGAATCAAAATCTCCTCATCGGGAATGTCACCAGTGAAAAGAAGCCGGAAATTCAACAGATCATTCAAGCATATGGGCTGACTGATGGAGCTTCCTATTCTGCACTGCGGAGAAACTCCATGGCTTGTGTTTCGTTGCCGACTTGCGGACTCGCAATGGCTGAGGCAGAGCGTTATTTGCCTACATTGCTAGATGAGGTCGAGCTGATCTTGGATGAGGCGGGTTTGCGCGAGGAGGAGATCGTCATTCGCATGACAGGATGCCCAAATGGATGCGCAAGACCTGCATTGGCGGAAATCTCTTTTATTGGGAAGGCTGTCGGTAAATACAACATGTATTTGGGCGGCGGTTTCTCCGGCAATCGATTGAACAAGCTGTATCGTGAAAACATCGGAGAAGCAGAAATATTGAATGAACTGCGGCCAATCTTAAATCGGTATGCCAAGGAACGTGAGGAAGGCGAGCACTTCGGAGATTTCGTCATTCGGGCAGGGTATGTGAAAGAAGTCAGATCCGGACTCGATTTTCACGAATAGTGTAGTAGCGAAGAGAGACCATCCGGTTAAGGATGGTCTTTACCTTTGTTTGTTAGGCTTCGCGTAGCTGCTGAATCACTTCCGCTGTGAACTGATCTGTAAACCGGATGTGTCCATTTTCCTGTACGATCCGACCATCCTTCTCGCGACGATCCAGCCATTCGCTAATCCATCCTGGGGCATACCCGCCTTGCCCGAATTCTCCGCCAAAGGCGATCATTTTCTCATAGACTGCCAGGTACTGTTCGCGAGTGGTATCGGGATATGACTTTGTGTATAGCCAAAACTGCACATCGTACATCAGATACGAGAGTTCATCCGCATGAAAAGAAAAATAACCTTTTTTCTCTACAATCCGAGTACAAATGCTGCGTATCTTCTGATCGATTTGCTTCACTTCCGTTACTGGCGTGCACAGCCCCTCCAGCAAGGAAGAGAATTTCCCGTGGGCTACTTTATAAAGAGCCGCTTCCTTGTCCTCCTCGGAGGTATCGTATTCTTCTGCGCTCACTAAGCCTCTGATAAACGCCTCGAAATTTTCAGCCAAGAACGTAATTTCATAATCGAGTTCCTGATCGACGTGAATGACTTCGGGTTCACCATCTCTCCCGCATGCCCGGTAATCCAGCATGACTACGTCGTGACCTGCTGAAGGACAATCGCAGATGACGACTCCAATGTCGGGATATCCCCAGTCTTCAATCATAAATGGGCTTCCAAGATCCCCACAGAGCGAATAGCTTTTCTCTCGGCCAATGCCTAGAATGCCCGTAATGGCAATGTGATCCTCAGCCCAGGAGGTAGGCTCCTCTGTTGGAAAGCACGTGTTATTCGGAATTCCGCCATTCTGTTGCTTCATTAGTGCAAGATAGGAGGCAGGGAGCTTGTATCCGAGCTCTTCCTCGATTGATGCGATCAGTTCATCCGTGGGTGGCTCGGATTGGTATTCCTGTTTCGCGTACTCGCTGTCGTCCCAGAAGTCTTCAAGTGACATGTTCGAAAAAGGAACTTCCGCCGATGCCGAACCCGCAACAGCCGCTGCCCTTTTAGCAGCCATCCGAAGCTCTTGTCTTTGCTGCTTCTCCGCTTTTTGTAAGCTCCATTTTAAAAATAATTCGGTATTCTCATCACCGGCTTTTAAGTTGTCAGAGGTACGGAATGCCTGTACCGCTTCTTCATATCTTTTCAAATGATAGAGGGCAAAACCTATCCGAAAGTGCCAGACTGGATCTTGTTGACCTGCTTCAGCAATATTCTCCAATTGGTCGAGCGCTTCTTCATAAAGCTCCAAGTTGTTATAAGCTCTGCCCAGTCGGCCGACCGCTTCATAGCCTCGTTCCTCTTCGGGAACGGTTAGCAGCAAGTCCACAATTTGCTGGTGTTCGTCTTCTTCATGCCAGCGATTCAATTGTTCGATAAGTGTTTGGTCCATTGTAACCTCCTAAACGATTCTTTTTCTTAGATGCCAGCCACGCGGGGCTACCACCATCTACCAAATGATTATGTATTCATATAAGATTAATTTATTTCGTATGGTTTGTCACAGATGATCTAGAAGGGGATTGAGTAAGATGGATATCCATGATGTATGGTTCGATTTTGCCGCAGCCTTTGTACAGAAAAAGAATGCTTCGGGCTGGAGCACACTGAGCTTACAGGAACAAGAGATTGCCGCCCTATGGTTGTTGGAAGCTGATGCATATAACGGCGGGTTTTTGCAGTTTTTTTGCAACTGGGGAGAGGAGGCATATATTTACGCGGTACGGGCCTTACAAGCCATCGGGGCAGTCCATGCACTCGAAATCGTCCAGTCCGGATATGCCTGCATCGAGCATTTATCGGAAGACAACCGACTCACCCAACTCTGGGATATTCCACAGTTTCTCACCGAGGAAGAGGAAGAACGGCTGGATAAGCTTGATCAGAGCTTCTGGGAAGACCAGGATCGCATTGCAGAAGTTGCCCATCGATATTACGTACAGCAGTTGGGAATACCCACCCCGTCATAAGGAGACGTGGGTGGGTACGGACTATCATAGGAGACACCGATATCTATTCGACAGCACGTTCCCCTTCTGACTGGAGCATAAGGAGCAGCTCTTGAATAGCGGGAGCGAGCTTATCATTCTCTTCCATAATCGCAGTGAAAACGGGAATGGCATCCTTTAGCAGCAAATAGCTGTAAGAAAAATAGCTAGAAAATGCTTCCTGATCATAGCCCCGCGGCTCCTCTTCTTCCCACCATAATTCATCGTCTTCCTCGTCCTCTGGCCATAAGTACTTTTCGTCCAATAGCTCGTTCATGGTCTCAACTGCATGTTGTGAATCCATTTCGTCCACGTTTATAGTAGAAGCTACAGCCGTGTACAACTGAATTTCCTGCAAAGAGACTTGTTCTGGCTTTTGTTTGGAAAGCTCCTGCAGGAGTATCATCAGTACCCACGGAGTCGTCTGCCACAAGGTGCTTTGGTGCTCGATTAGACTGGACAATTCCTCATATTGCCCGGTCTCTATAAGCTGCGGAATGTCCGTCCCTCTGCCATAAGCTGTCGTCAAACGTTGCCACGGAATGTTGTTTGTCAGGTGGGTCAAAGAGTCCATCTCCATCTCTCCTTAGATACGGGATTTTACCAAGTTTTACCATTCGGAAAACAAAATTTATATGGTAGGCGCCTCACTGGTAACAACAAACCAAATAGGAAACCCCTGCAAGAAACCGAGATAAAACCAGGGTTTTTACGTGTTCATCAGGCACCGTTTGCGGAATCCTCCCTTTTTTACCAACATTAGATAGTTATTAATCCTCTAATTATAATAGATAATTGAATCAATAAATAATTTCTATGATATAGTTATAGTTGTGAAAGGTAAGATGTTTGCGTAGCGTCTTGCAACGGGGCAAGGAGCTACTACTTCTTTTTTACAAAAACAGTAGATAAGGAAGGGTAATATGAGCTCCATACAGCAAAAAACAGACGTTATTTTGATTGGTGCAGGGGTCATGAGTGCAACTCTGGGAGCATTACTAAAAGAATTGGCACCGGAGTTGGAAATCAAGGTTTTTGAGAAACTCGCAAAAGCAGGGGAAGAAAGCTCTAACGAATGGAATAATGCGGGTACTGGCCACGCGGCACTCTGTGAGCTGAACTATACATCCGAGAAAGCTGACGGATCTATAGATATTAGCAAAGCGATTAAGATCAATGAACATTTTCAGCTGTCCAGACAATTTTGGGCTTACCTTGTAAAAAACAATCTCATCCAAAATCCGCAAGACTTTATCATGCCAATACCTCATATGAGTATGGTACAAGGCGAAAAGAATGTAAGCTTTTTGAAAAAACGTTTTGAAGCGCTGGCAAACAATCCTCTATTTCAAGGGATGGAATACTCCGATGACCCTGAAAAACTGAAGGAATGGATTCCACTTATTATGGAAGGCCGCGCATCGAATGAACCAATAGCTGCGACTAAAATCGACTCTGGTACCGATGTCAATTTTGGGGCTTTGACACGTATGTTGTTTGATTACCTGAAGACGAAAGACGTCAAGATCAACTACAACCATGCTGTTGAGGATATCAAACGTACCAGCGACGGTATGTGGAAATTGAAAGTGTACAATATGGGCACTGGTAACATCGAAGAGCATATTGCCAAATTCGTCTTTATCGGCGGTGGCGGTGGAAGCTTGCATCTGCTCCAAAAAACCGGTATTCCAGAGTCCAAGCATATCGGCGGTTTCCCGGTAAGCGGATTGTTCATGGTTTGTAAAAATCAGGAAGTCGCAGAGCAGCATCATGCAAAAGTGTATGGTAAAGCAAAGGTCGGTGCTCCTCCAATGTCGGTACCGCATCTGGATACCAGATACATCGACAACAAAAAATCGTTGCTGTTTGGACCTTTTGCGGGATTCTCGCCAAAGTTCTTAAAAACAGGTTCCAATATGGATTTGATCACTTCCGTAAAACCGAACAACGTCATCACGATGTTGGCGGCAGGCGTAAAAGAAATGGCATTGACCAAATACCTGATCGAGCAAGTTATGTTATCGCATGAAAAGCGCATGGAAGAACTACGGGAGTTCATTCCGAATGCGAAAAGCGAGGATTGGGGTATCGTGGTAGCGGGCCAACGCGTGCAAGTTATCAAGGATACACCAGCAGGAAAAGGTACCCTGCAATTTGGTACAGAAGTGGTTAGTGCCGCTGATGGCTCCGTAGCTGCATTGCTCGGCGCATCTCCAGGTGCTTCTACAGCCGTTCAGGTTATGCTTGAGGTATTAGAAAAATGCTTCCCACAACGTATGGCAGAGTGGGAACCGAAAATCAAAGAAATGATTCCTTCTTATGGCGTGTCACTTATGCAAAATCAAGAGCTTCTTCAAGAGATTCAACGTTCGACAGACGAGGTGCTTGGTCTTTGCGAGAAGGAACTAGCTTATAGTTAATTAGTTAATGGCAATCTTTTGGAACCTTTGATCCATTTTTGGATTGAAGGTTCTTTTTTGATTTCGCAGAGTAGGGGGATAAAAGGAAGAAGGCCCCGCACACATCATGGCGGAGCCTTCCTTCATCTATTAAGCGTCATACCAAACTACTCTACTGCCGCCTCCAACGTAACTTCTACCTTCACAGTCCTTGTAACCGACGCATCTTCCTTAGAAGTAATCGTCACATACAGGGTAACGGTTTCTTCACCTTCGGCAGGCAGCTCCTTCAAAATCCCCTCATCGTCGATAAACGCCGTATCAGAGCTCTTCGTCACCTGATAAGTCACATCATCGCTCTCTTCCGGCAGGGCAAGCACCGGCTGATCCAGCTCTGTAGTGTTCGCAACCTCAAACTCGAATTGCTCCTCGGCTCCTTCAACTACTTTTGACAAGACAGCGTTTTTATCAGATGCCTTAATCATGAAGGATTTCCAAGCCTCGTATTCGTTTACAATCTGCTCACCCTTCGGCTTGCTTTGGTCAACGCTGCGACCGACGAGCTTCAGCTTGTATTGGCCTGGATCGAGTTTTTTCGCTACTTGGGAACCATCGTAGTAAGTACCATCGAGATTAGAGAAAGTGATAGGGCCTGGCGCAATCAACGCGTAATTGTTGAACACGGATGCGAGAGTACCGACGTATTTATCGTCCAAGCTCCATGCTTCAACAGAGATCTGGTTTACGTCTTTGGCTTGCAGCTCGGCTTCGAGTGTGAACGAATCCTCATTGCCATCGCCATCAGGCGTGATTGTCGTATCGGACAGCTTCAGGTTGTCGAAACCGAAGTTGGTAT
The window above is part of the Brevibacillus antibioticus genome. Proteins encoded here:
- a CDS encoding assimilatory sulfite reductase (NADPH) flavoprotein subunit; translation: MVLKVTDSPFSQEQVELLNRLLPTLSEVQKVWLSGYLTALHKVEAPMVAGFQAASTANGAVISKEVTVLFGSQSGNSQKLAKMLTGKLQEHGFYVTLSSMSDFKTNALKKVENLLVVVSTHGDGEPPDNAISLHEFLHSKRAPQLVGLRFSVLALGDTSYELFCQTGKEFDKRLEELGGKRLTPRVDCDVDYDDPASEWMNQVLASLSEASATQVAAASAIVGGAVIGSGSQIEYSRSNPFQAVVLENLNLNGRGSDKETRHLEISLEGSNLEYEPGDCLGIYPQNHPYLVRELIDAMGWKAEELVPIHKNGEERTLEEALSSHFEITVLTKPLLEQAVKLASGNGMQELLAEGREQALRDYVRNRDLLDLVEDYDLKGVPAKEFVSILRKLPPRLYSISSSLKSYPDEVHLTIRNVHYRAHGRERYGVCSSYIADRLETGDTLPVFVQHNPNFKLPVNPDAPLIMIGPGTGVAPFRAFLGEREELGATGKTWLFFGDQHFSTDFLYQLEWQRWLKQGVLTHMDVAFSRDTSEKVYVQHRMLEKSKELYQWMQAGAHVYVCGDEKKMAHDVHAALLTILQQEGGLDSEEAVVYLKRMQQEKRYQRDVY
- the cysI gene encoding assimilatory sulfite reductase (NADPH) hemoprotein subunit is translated as MSENHLLSPNSPPHSDVEDIKRKSDYLRGSLAETLEDRISGSIPEDDNRLMKFHGSYMQDDRDLRNERSKQRLEPAYQFMVRVRAAGGVVTPEQWLMMDDIAQQFANGTIRLTTRQSFQLHGVIKWNMKQVIQEVNEALLSTLAACGDVNRNVMCNPNPYESEVHQEVYEWAKKISNHLDPRTRAYHEIWLDEEKVVDSRDGIEQEPIYGPVYLPRKFKIGIAVPPANDVDVFSQDLGFIAIHEEGRLLGFNVAVGGGMGMTHGDPKTYPQVARVIGFVTPEQVLDVAEKTVMIQRDYGDRVVRKHARFKYTIDDRGIEWFIDELEQRLGWELEEARSYHFEHNGDRYGWVKGSDDNWHFTLFIQNGRVKDEDNYLLKSGLREIAKVHTGDFRLTPNQNLLIGNVTSEKKPEIQQIIQAYGLTDGASYSALRRNSMACVSLPTCGLAMAEAERYLPTLLDEVELILDEAGLREEEIVIRMTGCPNGCARPALAEISFIGKAVGKYNMYLGGGFSGNRLNKLYRENIGEAEILNELRPILNRYAKEREEGEHFGDFVIRAGYVKEVRSGLDFHE
- a CDS encoding SMI1/KNR4 family protein → MDQTLIEQLNRWHEEDEHQQIVDLLLTVPEEERGYEAVGRLGRAYNNLELYEEALDQLENIAEAGQQDPVWHFRIGFALYHLKRYEEAVQAFRTSDNLKAGDENTELFLKWSLQKAEKQQRQELRMAAKRAAAVAGSASAEVPFSNMSLEDFWDDSEYAKQEYQSEPPTDELIASIEEELGYKLPASYLALMKQQNGGIPNNTCFPTEEPTSWAEDHIAITGILGIGREKSYSLCGDLGSPFMIEDWGYPDIGVVICDCPSAGHDVVMLDYRACGRDGEPEVIHVDQELDYEITFLAENFEAFIRGLVSAEEYDTSEEDKEAALYKVAHGKFSSLLEGLCTPVTEVKQIDQKIRSICTRIVEKKGYFSFHADELSYLMYDVQFWLYTKSYPDTTREQYLAVYEKMIAFGGEFGQGGYAPGWISEWLDRREKDGRIVQENGHIRFTDQFTAEVIQQLREA
- a CDS encoding DMP19 family protein, with the translated sequence MSKMDIHDVWFDFAAAFVQKKNASGWSTLSLQEQEIAALWLLEADAYNGGFLQFFCNWGEEAYIYAVRALQAIGAVHALEIVQSGYACIEHLSEDNRLTQLWDIPQFLTEEEEERLDKLDQSFWEDQDRIAEVAHRYYVQQLGIPTPS
- a CDS encoding malate:quinone oxidoreductase, which gives rise to MSSIQQKTDVILIGAGVMSATLGALLKELAPELEIKVFEKLAKAGEESSNEWNNAGTGHAALCELNYTSEKADGSIDISKAIKINEHFQLSRQFWAYLVKNNLIQNPQDFIMPIPHMSMVQGEKNVSFLKKRFEALANNPLFQGMEYSDDPEKLKEWIPLIMEGRASNEPIAATKIDSGTDVNFGALTRMLFDYLKTKDVKINYNHAVEDIKRTSDGMWKLKVYNMGTGNIEEHIAKFVFIGGGGGSLHLLQKTGIPESKHIGGFPVSGLFMVCKNQEVAEQHHAKVYGKAKVGAPPMSVPHLDTRYIDNKKSLLFGPFAGFSPKFLKTGSNMDLITSVKPNNVITMLAAGVKEMALTKYLIEQVMLSHEKRMEELREFIPNAKSEDWGIVVAGQRVQVIKDTPAGKGTLQFGTEVVSAADGSVAALLGASPGASTAVQVMLEVLEKCFPQRMAEWEPKIKEMIPSYGVSLMQNQELLQEIQRSTDEVLGLCEKELAYS